The bacterium genome includes a window with the following:
- the rpsK gene encoding 30S ribosomal protein S11, translating into MTTPTRGKRKERKNVPAGIAHIQSTFNNTVVSICDLQGNVLAWASAGTSGFKGSRKGTPFAAGLAAENAARKAMEHGVRSVEVFVKGPGSGREAAIRSLQAAGLEVSLIKDVTPIPHNGCRPPKRRRV; encoded by the coding sequence GTGACCACACCGACCCGCGGCAAGCGCAAGGAGCGGAAGAACGTCCCGGCGGGCATTGCGCACATCCAGTCGACGTTCAACAATACGGTTGTGTCGATCTGCGATCTCCAGGGCAACGTGCTCGCCTGGGCGAGCGCGGGCACGTCGGGATTCAAGGGGTCGCGAAAGGGCACGCCGTTCGCCGCCGGCCTCGCCGCGGAAAACGCCGCCCGCAAGGCGATGGAGCACGGCGTCCGGTCGGTGGAGGTCTTCGTCAAGGGTCCTGGCTCCGGCCGCGAGGCCGCGATCCGGTCCCTCCAGGCCGCGGGCCTGGAGGTGAGCCTCATCAAAGACGTCACTCCGATTCCCCACAACGGATGCCGGCCGCCGAAGCGGCGGCGGGTGTAG
- the rpsD gene encoding 30S ribosomal protein S4: MGRYHGPVCRLCRREGMKLYLKGEKCYTDKCPVAKDTTPPGMHAPSRRKPSDFAIRLREKQRLRRFYGVYETQFKHYFQMAVHATGHTGTRLLQILESRLDNVVYRLGLASSRKAARQLVAHGHIAVDGRRVTVSSYLVKAGQSVGVDKGSRQLPHFTALAGQAPGRGTPGWLEYQPDALTGRILTLPARDDIDVPVHEQLIVEYYSR, encoded by the coding sequence ATGGGACGGTACCACGGGCCGGTCTGCCGGCTGTGCCGGCGAGAAGGCATGAAGCTCTACCTCAAGGGCGAGAAGTGCTACACGGACAAGTGTCCGGTGGCGAAGGACACGACCCCGCCCGGGATGCACGCGCCGAGCCGGCGCAAGCCGTCGGATTTCGCGATCCGGCTGCGCGAGAAGCAGCGGCTGCGCCGTTTCTACGGCGTGTACGAGACCCAGTTCAAGCACTACTTCCAGATGGCGGTGCACGCGACCGGTCATACCGGCACGCGCCTCCTGCAGATTCTGGAAAGCCGGCTCGACAACGTCGTGTACCGCCTGGGGCTCGCGTCGAGCCGCAAGGCGGCGCGGCAGCTCGTCGCCCACGGCCACATCGCGGTCGACGGCCGGCGCGTGACCGTGTCGTCGTACCTGGTCAAGGCGGGGCAGAGCGTCGGCGTGGACAAGGGCAGCCGCCAGCTGCCGCACTTCACGGCCCTCGCCGGGCAGGCGCCGGGCCGCGGGACGCCGGGCTGGCTCGAATACCAGCCGGACGCGCTGACCGGCCGCATCCTGACCCTGCCGGCGCGGGACGATATCGACGTGCCGGTGCACGAGCAGCTGATCGTCGAGTACTACTCGAGATAA
- a CDS encoding DNA-directed RNA polymerase subunit alpha codes for MWDMNKPKVEYAELSDTYGKFVVEPLDRGFGVTLGNALRRVLLAAIPGAAVTSVKIENVLHEFSTVPGVVEDVTQLILNLKELTFKLHSDKPKLLRLDVKSKKDVTAGDLQPDAEVEILNPDLHLATLDGKNAHLVMELVVERGKGYVPAERHRKSEHVIGVIPVDSIFSPIQKVNYSVEDTRVGHATDYDRLVLEVWTDGSIRPEEALQESARQLIENFRLFAGTAAGPEVAAGAPADETNKVATMPIEELDLSVRPYNCLKRAGINTVGDLLQRTEDEIVNVKNFGRKSLDEVKEKLAGMGLELRRRGA; via the coding sequence GTGTGGGACATGAACAAGCCCAAGGTCGAGTACGCGGAGCTCTCTGACACTTACGGGAAGTTCGTGGTCGAGCCGCTCGATCGCGGTTTCGGCGTGACCCTCGGAAACGCGCTGCGGCGTGTCCTGCTCGCCGCGATCCCGGGCGCGGCCGTGACGTCCGTCAAGATCGAGAACGTCCTGCACGAGTTCTCCACGGTGCCGGGCGTGGTCGAGGATGTGACCCAGCTCATCCTCAACCTCAAGGAGCTGACGTTCAAGCTGCACAGCGACAAGCCGAAGCTGCTGCGCCTGGACGTGAAGAGCAAGAAGGACGTGACGGCTGGCGACCTGCAGCCGGACGCCGAGGTGGAAATCCTGAACCCGGATCTCCACCTCGCCACGCTCGACGGTAAGAACGCGCACCTCGTGATGGAGCTGGTCGTGGAGCGCGGCAAGGGCTACGTGCCCGCGGAGCGCCACCGCAAGAGCGAGCACGTGATCGGCGTGATCCCGGTGGACTCGATCTTCTCGCCGATCCAGAAGGTCAACTACTCCGTCGAGGACACCCGCGTCGGCCACGCAACCGACTACGACCGGCTCGTGCTCGAGGTCTGGACCGACGGTAGCATCCGGCCGGAGGAGGCCCTTCAGGAGTCGGCCCGCCAGCTGATCGAGAACTTCCGCCTCTTCGCCGGGACCGCCGCGGGGCCCGAAGTGGCCGCGGGCGCGCCGGCGGACGAGACGAACAAGGTCGCGACGATGCCGATCGAAGAGCTCGACCTCTCCGTGCGGCCCTACAACTGTCTCAAGCGCGCGGGCATCAACACCGTCGGCGACCTGCTCCAGCGGACCGAGGACGAGATCGTCAACGTCAAGAACTTCGGTCGGAAGTCGCTCGACGAGGTCAAAGAGAAGCTCGCCGGCATGGGCCTCGAGTTGCGCCGGAGGGGAGCCTGA
- the rplQ gene encoding 50S ribosomal protein L17, which produces MLGQSGRRLGRDSAARLSLFRGLVSSLITHDRIRTTAEKAKEAKKVADRMIDLALRNDVQARRRAARLLTDPAVVRRLFGTVAPRYQKGRGGYTRIVRLGKRRGDAAEMALLELLQQ; this is translated from the coding sequence GTGCTCGGACAGTCCGGCCGCCGCCTCGGCCGCGACAGCGCCGCCCGCCTGTCGCTCTTCCGCGGGCTGGTGTCGTCGCTGATCACGCACGACCGCATCCGGACGACCGCCGAGAAAGCCAAAGAGGCCAAGAAGGTCGCCGATCGGATGATCGACCTCGCGCTCCGGAACGACGTCCAGGCCCGCCGCCGGGCGGCGCGCCTCTTGACCGATCCCGCCGTCGTGCGGCGGCTGTTCGGCACCGTCGCGCCGCGATATCAAAAGGGCCGCGGAGGCTACACCAGGATCGTGCGCCTCGGCAAGCGGCGCGGCGACGCCGCGGAGATGGCGCTGCTCGAACTCCTTCAGCAGTAA
- a CDS encoding energy-coupling factor transporter ATPase, with the protein MPGPPGNPQALIQVRGLAHTYLAGTPEAVPAVIGVDLDVRAGECVAIVGANGSGKSTLAKHLNALLLPTDGRVLVDGFDTADPDAVWEIRRRVGMIFEHPDDQLVAAVVEEDVAFGPENLGLPPAEIRARVSAALHTVGLETLRRRAPHLLSGGQKQRVAIAGVLAMAPKCLVLDEATSMLDPEGQHEVIEVALRLCRSDGLALVLITHAMEEAALADRVVVMAGGRVVLQGPPADVFADDETLRGLRLEAPEAVRLRRGLARDGVPLGADVVTLDQLVAALTALAGRGAS; encoded by the coding sequence GTGCCCGGGCCGCCCGGGAACCCCCAGGCGCTGATCCAGGTCCGCGGCCTGGCGCACACGTACCTTGCCGGGACCCCGGAGGCCGTGCCGGCGGTCATCGGCGTCGATCTCGACGTGCGCGCCGGCGAGTGCGTCGCGATCGTCGGCGCAAACGGCTCGGGCAAGAGCACCCTCGCCAAACACCTCAACGCGCTGCTGCTTCCCACCGACGGCCGGGTGCTGGTCGACGGCTTCGACACCGCCGATCCGGATGCGGTCTGGGAGATCCGCCGCCGCGTCGGCATGATCTTCGAGCACCCCGACGACCAGCTCGTCGCCGCGGTGGTCGAGGAAGACGTGGCCTTTGGCCCCGAGAACCTGGGTCTGCCTCCGGCGGAGATCCGCGCGCGCGTATCGGCGGCGCTGCACACGGTCGGGCTCGAGACGCTGCGCCGGCGCGCGCCGCACCTGCTCTCCGGAGGCCAGAAGCAGCGCGTCGCTATCGCCGGTGTCCTGGCGATGGCGCCGAAGTGCCTCGTTCTCGACGAAGCCACCTCAATGCTCGACCCCGAGGGGCAGCACGAGGTGATCGAGGTGGCGCTGCGGCTCTGCCGCAGCGACGGCTTGGCCCTCGTCCTCATTACCCACGCTATGGAAGAGGCCGCGCTCGCCGATCGCGTCGTCGTGATGGCGGGCGGCCGCGTGGTGTTGCAGGGCCCGCCCGCCGACGTCTTCGCCGATGACGAGACGCTGCGCGGTCTCCGGCTTGAGGCGCCGGAGGCCGTCCGGCTTCGCCGGGGGCTGGCCCGTGACGGCGTCCCGCTTGGCGCGGACGTGGTCACGCTCGACCAGTTGGTGGCGGCCCTCACGGCGCTCGCCGGCCGGGGGGCGTCGTGA
- a CDS encoding energy-coupling factor transporter ATPase, translated as MSAKTRTVRARASGGAAQAPPVIRCDRLSHIYQRGTPFEAAAVDDVSLEIRAGEAVGIIGATGSGKSTLVQHFNALLRPTRGRVYLDDVDVHAKEVDRRRVRQQIALLFQYPEHQLFEETVEADVAFGPRNLGLGDDEVRKRVDRALRQVGLDPARFGRRSPFTLSNGEMRRTAIAGLLAMRPRVLILDEPTAGLDPAGRREILGHVARLRREAGLTLVLISHSMDAVASLCERVVVLDRGRLIADGTVRAVFADAPKLVSLGLGVPQAAQCVHRLRDAGWTVRPDVLTVEEARAAILDALRRRGAVDGTRTGPAADG; from the coding sequence GTGAGCGCCAAGACGCGGACCGTGCGCGCGCGCGCCTCCGGCGGGGCAGCCCAGGCGCCGCCGGTGATCCGCTGCGACCGGCTCTCGCACATCTACCAGCGGGGCACCCCGTTCGAGGCGGCGGCGGTCGACGACGTCTCGCTCGAGATTCGCGCCGGCGAGGCGGTCGGGATCATCGGCGCAACCGGATCCGGCAAGTCCACACTGGTCCAGCACTTCAACGCGCTGCTGCGGCCGACGCGGGGCCGCGTCTATCTTGACGATGTCGACGTCCACGCGAAGGAAGTGGACCGCCGGAGGGTCCGCCAGCAGATCGCGCTGTTGTTCCAGTATCCCGAGCACCAGCTGTTCGAAGAGACCGTGGAGGCCGATGTCGCCTTCGGCCCGCGCAACCTCGGTCTCGGCGACGACGAGGTCCGAAAGCGCGTCGACCGCGCGCTGCGTCAGGTCGGCCTCGATCCGGCGCGCTTCGGCAGGCGCTCGCCGTTCACGCTCAGCAACGGCGAGATGCGGCGCACGGCGATCGCCGGCCTGCTCGCAATGCGGCCCCGGGTGCTGATCCTCGACGAGCCAACGGCGGGGCTCGACCCGGCCGGCCGGCGTGAGATCCTCGGGCACGTCGCGCGGCTGCGGCGCGAGGCGGGGCTCACGCTCGTGTTGATCTCGCACAGCATGGACGCGGTCGCGTCGCTGTGCGAGCGCGTCGTGGTGCTCGACCGCGGGCGCCTCATTGCCGACGGGACGGTGCGCGCGGTCTTTGCGGACGCCCCTAAACTTGTCTCGCTCGGGCTCGGCGTGCCGCAGGCGGCGCAGTGCGTGCACCGGCTCCGCGACGCGGGCTGGACGGTGCGGCCCGATGTCCTGACGGTGGAGGAGGCGCGCGCGGCGATTTTGGACGCCCTCCGGCGCCGCGGCGCCGTAGACGGAACCCGCACGGGTCCGGCGGCGGACGGCTAG
- a CDS encoding energy-coupling factor transporter transmembrane component T, with amino-acid sequence MDFLRNFAFGQYVPVDSPVHRLDPRTKILATLVLAIVVFMARGFADLGAYAVLLALIVSAARIPPGYVLRGLRPVFWLLAFTVVLQIFFGPEGGHAVFRRGPITITRENVALAVYYGARLGLLIIATSLMTFTTSPVEMADGLERLLRPFRRIGVPAHELALMMTIAIRFIPTLIEETDKIMKAQMARGAEFTRGSLVRRARALVPLLVPLFVGAFRRAESLALAMEARCYRGGDQRTRMRELVMRPRDYAAFVVLAAAALLIAGPDRPLGLPWRHVAPAVPAAAPQHPSIPRHPAAPHKP; translated from the coding sequence GTGGACTTCCTGCGCAACTTCGCCTTCGGACAGTACGTGCCGGTGGACTCGCCCGTCCACCGGCTGGATCCGCGCACCAAGATCCTGGCGACGCTCGTGCTCGCGATCGTGGTGTTCATGGCGCGGGGCTTCGCGGATCTCGGCGCGTACGCCGTGCTGCTCGCGCTGATCGTCTCGGCGGCCCGCATCCCGCCGGGTTACGTGCTGCGGGGCCTGCGCCCTGTGTTCTGGCTGCTCGCATTTACGGTTGTGCTGCAGATCTTCTTCGGCCCGGAGGGCGGCCACGCTGTGTTCCGGCGCGGTCCGATCACGATCACGCGAGAGAACGTGGCGCTCGCCGTCTACTACGGCGCCCGGCTCGGGTTGCTGATCATCGCGACGTCGCTGATGACGTTCACGACCTCGCCCGTCGAGATGGCGGACGGCCTGGAGCGGCTGCTGCGGCCGTTCCGGCGGATCGGGGTGCCCGCGCACGAACTGGCGCTCATGATGACCATCGCGATCAGGTTCATTCCGACCCTTATCGAAGAAACGGACAAGATCATGAAGGCGCAGATGGCGCGCGGCGCGGAGTTCACCCGGGGCAGCCTCGTGCGCCGCGCCCGGGCGCTTGTCCCGCTGCTCGTGCCGCTGTTCGTCGGCGCGTTTCGGCGCGCGGAGTCGCTCGCGCTCGCGATGGAGGCGCGGTGCTACCGCGGCGGGGACCAGCGGACCCGGATGCGAGAACTGGTCATGCGGCCTCGGGACTACGCCGCTTTTGTCGTGCTTGCCGCCGCGGCCCTGCTCATCGCCGGACCCGACCGCCCACTCGGGCTGCCGTGGCGACACGTGGCGCCCGCCGTGCCGGCGGCGGCGCCGCAGCATCCCTCCATTCCGCGGCATCCCGCCGCTCCGCACAAGCCGTAG
- the truA gene encoding tRNA pseudouridine(38-40) synthase TruA, with amino-acid sequence MRTFKLTIEYDGSAFCGWQRQRGSAAEGAPSVQATLERAVAEIVGEPATVIGAGRTDAGVHALGQVASLVTRSRIPASRFPAALNAHLPPDVRVVAAEEAPDGFHARYDAVARTYRYAILNRAQPSALLRGLAYHVREPLDAGAMRAAACVFAGRHDFAAYHGSGSPTRTTFCSVRTIAVESDGVTGPPGPFPGVRIVVTADRFLRHMVRMIAGTLIRVGLGRLPVGAPGEFLGDPDNRRTGPTVPAHGLYLVRVDY; translated from the coding sequence GTGCGGACATTCAAGCTGACGATCGAGTACGACGGCTCGGCGTTCTGCGGCTGGCAGCGGCAGCGCGGCTCCGCCGCGGAAGGCGCGCCGTCCGTGCAGGCGACACTCGAGCGGGCCGTCGCCGAGATCGTGGGCGAACCGGCGACGGTGATCGGCGCGGGCCGTACCGACGCCGGGGTCCACGCGCTCGGGCAGGTGGCGAGCCTCGTCACCCGCAGCCGCATCCCCGCCTCGCGGTTCCCGGCCGCCCTGAACGCGCACTTGCCGCCGGACGTGCGCGTGGTCGCCGCCGAGGAAGCGCCGGACGGGTTTCACGCGCGCTACGACGCGGTCGCGCGGACCTACCGGTACGCGATTCTCAACCGGGCGCAGCCGTCGGCACTGCTGCGCGGACTGGCCTACCACGTCCGTGAGCCGCTCGATGCCGGTGCGATGCGGGCGGCTGCGTGCGTTTTTGCGGGCCGCCACGACTTCGCCGCGTACCACGGCAGCGGTTCGCCGACCCGGACCACCTTCTGCTCAGTGCGAACGATCGCGGTCGAGTCTGACGGCGTCACGGGGCCGCCGGGTCCGTTTCCCGGCGTGCGGATCGTCGTCACGGCCGACCGGTTTCTGCGGCACATGGTCCGGATGATCGCCGGGACGCTGATCCGCGTTGGACTTGGGCGCCTGCCGGTGGGGGCGCCGGGTGAGTTCCTGGGCGACCCCGACAACCGGCGCACCGGGCCCACCGTGCCGGCGCACGGCCTCTACCTCGTGAGGGTCGATTACTAG